The following coding sequences are from one Methanohalophilus halophilus window:
- the acs gene encoding acetate--CoA ligase, which yields MKETIESSLAEERVFEPSEDFKARANMNDPDIYRKADEDLEGFWGDLAENIDWFEKWDRVLEWNPPHSNWFLNGKVNASYNCLDRHLSAKGDKPAIIWEGEMENTRTYTYNELFYSTCRFANALKELGVQKGDIVTIYLPMIPEAVIAMLACARIGAPHSVVFAGFSHEALAQRIENAGSKFVITCDGYYHKGKLIDQKEKTDMGLEKTEGVEHALVVNHTATPVNFIEGRDVWWHELEKKVDYQCPAEHMDSEDTLFLMYTSGTTGKPKGVVHSTGGYLVGTCITASWVFDLKDDDIYWCTADVGWITGHSYIAYGPLLNGATVLLYEGAPDYPEKGRFWDIIEKHGVTIFYTAPTAIRTFMKWGEHLPLKHDLSSLRLLGSVGEPINPKAWLWYYENIGGKRCPIVDTWWQTETGMIMITPLPGITSMKPGSAVRPFPGIKISILDEEGNAVPEGQGGYLAIEKPWPSMIRTIHGDEERFIKTYWSKWGTDIYMSGDGARIDRDGYVWVLGRLDDVIKVSGHRLGTMEIESSLVSHPAVAEAAVEGKEDEIKGEVIVGYVVLEADVPVSDELKEQLKGHVVDEIGPIARPAAIVFAEDLPKTRSGKIMRRVLRAITNNTDPGDVTTLQNPEVVEELKRKVHLSD from the coding sequence ATGAAGGAAACAATAGAATCGTCACTTGCAGAGGAACGTGTTTTTGAACCATCTGAAGATTTCAAAGCCCGGGCCAATATGAATGACCCGGACATTTACCGTAAAGCAGATGAGGATCTTGAAGGATTCTGGGGAGATCTTGCGGAAAATATTGACTGGTTTGAAAAATGGGATCGGGTACTTGAATGGAATCCTCCTCACAGTAATTGGTTCCTGAATGGTAAGGTCAATGCATCATATAATTGCCTGGACAGACATCTTTCTGCAAAAGGGGATAAACCAGCCATTATATGGGAAGGGGAGATGGAGAATACCCGCACCTACACTTACAATGAACTATTTTATTCCACCTGCCGCTTTGCCAACGCATTGAAAGAATTGGGAGTTCAGAAAGGGGATATTGTTACAATATACCTGCCGATGATCCCCGAAGCTGTGATTGCGATGCTTGCCTGTGCAAGGATTGGTGCCCCTCATAGTGTGGTATTTGCCGGTTTTTCCCATGAGGCACTTGCTCAACGTATTGAAAACGCAGGCAGCAAATTTGTCATTACATGTGATGGTTACTATCATAAAGGTAAATTAATAGATCAGAAAGAAAAAACCGATATGGGACTGGAAAAAACAGAGGGAGTGGAACACGCCCTTGTTGTAAATCACACTGCAACCCCGGTAAATTTCATTGAGGGGCGGGATGTGTGGTGGCATGAGCTTGAAAAAAAGGTTGATTACCAGTGTCCTGCAGAACATATGGATTCTGAAGATACGCTTTTTTTAATGTATACCAGTGGAACCACAGGGAAACCCAAGGGGGTGGTTCACAGTACAGGCGGTTATCTTGTAGGTACCTGTATTACTGCCAGCTGGGTATTTGATCTGAAGGATGATGATATTTACTGGTGTACGGCAGATGTGGGATGGATTACCGGTCATTCCTATATTGCATATGGTCCCCTTCTCAACGGCGCAACAGTGCTACTTTATGAAGGAGCTCCCGACTATCCCGAAAAAGGGCGGTTTTGGGACATTATTGAAAAACATGGTGTTACAATATTCTATACGGCACCTACCGCTATCAGGACATTTATGAAATGGGGCGAACATCTGCCTCTTAAACATGATCTCTCCTCCCTTCGTTTGTTGGGTAGTGTCGGGGAACCTATCAACCCCAAGGCTTGGTTGTGGTATTATGAGAATATCGGAGGCAAGCGCTGTCCTATAGTGGATACCTGGTGGCAGACAGAAACAGGTATGATAATGATCACACCCCTTCCAGGCATTACTTCGATGAAACCCGGTAGTGCTGTCCGTCCGTTCCCGGGAATCAAGATCTCCATACTCGATGAAGAAGGAAATGCTGTTCCAGAAGGTCAGGGAGGTTATCTTGCAATTGAAAAACCCTGGCCCAGTATGATCCGGACCATTCACGGGGATGAAGAACGTTTCATTAAAACTTACTGGAGTAAATGGGGCACTGATATCTATATGTCCGGAGATGGTGCCCGTATTGATAGGGATGGTTATGTCTGGGTACTTGGAAGACTTGATGATGTGATCAAGGTCTCCGGTCACAGACTGGGTACCATGGAAATTGAAAGTTCCCTTGTGTCCCATCCGGCCGTTGCAGAAGCTGCTGTTGAGGGGAAAGAGGATGAAATTAAGGGGGAGGTAATAGTTGGTTATGTTGTGCTTGAAGCCGATGTTCCTGTCAGCGATGAGCTGAAAGAGCAACTTAAGGGTCATGTTGTAGATGAGATTGGGCCGATAGCCCGTCCGGCGGCGATAGTTTTTGCCGAGGATCTGCCAAAGACACGTAGTGGAAAGATTATGCGTCGAGTCCTGCGTGCAATAACAAATAATACTGATCCGGGGGATGTGACAACTCTGCAGAATCCTGAAGTGGTTGAAGAACTCAAAAGAAAAGTTCATCTATCAGATTAA
- the pyrF gene encoding orotidine-5'-phosphate decarboxylase — MERNTGLIVAMDVTRMDSAVEIASEVAECVDAIKVGYPLVLSEGLSVISRLADYAPVIADFKVADIPNTDELICEQVFKAGASGVIVHGFTGEDSLKACIDVARRYDGDIYVVSEMSHPGGAKYFQPIADEIASMAYEFGATGIVAPATRPERVKHLRSIIGDGLSIISPGVGAQGGKASDVIEAGANWIIVGRSIYNSENPKETAMELVTGIGI; from the coding sequence ATGGAAAGGAATACCGGCCTTATAGTTGCAATGGATGTTACGCGTATGGATAGTGCCGTCGAGATTGCCAGCGAAGTTGCTGAATGTGTGGATGCCATAAAGGTGGGTTATCCTCTGGTGCTCTCAGAAGGTTTAAGTGTAATATCCCGGCTTGCCGATTATGCTCCTGTCATTGCTGACTTTAAGGTTGCCGACATTCCAAACACGGATGAACTTATCTGTGAGCAGGTATTCAAGGCAGGTGCCAGCGGTGTAATCGTACATGGTTTTACAGGTGAAGATAGCCTGAAAGCCTGTATAGATGTGGCCCGACGTTATGATGGGGATATTTATGTAGTCTCTGAAATGAGCCATCCGGGTGGTGCGAAATATTTCCAGCCGATAGCCGATGAAATTGCTTCAATGGCGTATGAATTCGGTGCTACCGGTATTGTCGCACCGGCTACCCGGCCCGAAAGGGTAAAGCACCTGCGCTCTATAATAGGTGATGGCCTTTCTATTATCTCCCCGGGTGTAGGTGCACAGGGAGGTAAAGCATCTGATGTAATTGAAGCAGGTGCGAACTGGATTATTGTGGGTCGAAGTATTTATAATTCAGAAAACCCCAAAGAAACAGCCATGGAACTTGTTACCGGGATCGGTATTTAA